The following are from one region of the Anabas testudineus chromosome 2, fAnaTes1.2, whole genome shotgun sequence genome:
- the LOC113164939 gene encoding GDP-Man:Man(3)GlcNAc(2)-PP-Dol alpha-1,2-mannosyltransferase-like produces MSGHDQLVYCLCELTRLLWKLLLPLLFLCVLLIAVLVLLVLAVRFWLQSKRNARWARDGRSAVAFFHPYCNAGGGGERVLWCAIRALQNRYPGVNFVVYTGDLYMTGQQILDKARRRFNIVLPRPVQFVYLRHRLLVEPGLFPHFTLLGQSVGSIFLGWEALTEFVPDLYIDSMGYAFTLPLFRYLGGCSVGSYVHFPTISTDMLSVVRERNPRINNPDYVSNSLFLSAFKVVYYCMFALLYGMAGSCSDLIMVNSSWTLNHILSLWHAPNSTTVVYPPCDVSAFLDIPLEEDGDRKCHSIISIGQFRPEKDHRLQIGAFKRLLDRRRQSAGGRETLKLVLVGGCRNQEDEDRVLMLRGLCQQLDIADRVEFKLNVPFEELKRELGDATIGLHTMWNEHFGIGVVECMAAGKVIVAHKSGGPKLDIVVPYEGGQTGFLADNEQSYAEAMERILALPSASRLEIRRNARQSVARFSDEEFEACFLAAVEPLMGTLER; encoded by the exons ATGTCAGGCCACGATCAGCTGGTCTACTGTCTGTGTGAATTAACAAG ATTGCTTTGGAAGTTGCTGCTGCccctgttgtttctgtgtgtcctGCTGATCGCCGTCCTGGTCCTGCTGGTGCTGGCAGTGCgtttctggctgcagagcaAAAGGAACGCCCGGTGGGCGAGAGACGGCCGATCAGCAGTGGCCTTCTTCCACCCCTACTGCAATGCtggtggtggaggagagagggtgCTCTGGTGTGCTATCAGGGCCCTGCAAAACAG GTATCCAGGTGTCAATTTCGTAGTGTACACAGGGGACCTTTACATGACGGGGCAGCAGATTCTGGACAAAGCACGACGCCGTTTCAACATTGTGCTTCCCCGGCCTGTACAGTTTGTGTACCTGAGGCACCGGCTGCTTGTGGAGCCAGGTCTGTTTCCTCACTTCACCCTGCTGGGACAGAGTGTGGGCTCCATCTTCCTGGGATGGGAGGCGCTGACAGAGTTTGTCCCAGATCTTTACATTGATTCCATGGGCTACGCATTCACTCTGCCCTTGTTCCGCTATCTGGGAGGCTGCAGTGTGGGGAGTTATGTTCACTTCCCCACCATCAGCACTGACATGCTCTCTGTAGTGAGAGAGAGGAATCCAAG GATCAACAATCCAGACTACGTTTCCAACAGTCTGTTCCTGAGTGCCTTCAAGGTGGTCTACTACTGCATGTTCGCCCTGCTCTATGGCATGGCTGGCTCCTGCAGTGACCTCATCATGGTCAACTCCTCCTGGACACTCAATCATATTCTGTCACTGTGGCACGCCCCCAACAGCACCACCGTGGTCTACCCGCCTTGTGATGTCAGCGCCTTCTTAGACATTCCCCTGGAAGAGGACGGGGACCGGAAGTGCCACTCCATCATTTCCATTGGGCAATTCAGGCCTGAGAAGGACCACCGGCTGCAGATCGGAGCTTTCAAGAGGTTGTTGGACCGGAGGAGGCAGAGTGCGGGTGGCAGGGAGACGCTGAAGCTGGTTCTGGTTGGTGGATGCAGGAACCAGGAAGATGAAGATAGGGTGCTCATGTTGAGGGGTCTGTGCCAGCAGCTGGATATAGCTGACAGGGTTGAGTTTAAACTGAACGTACCATTCGAGGAGCTAAAGAGAGAGTTGGGAGATGCCACCATTGGACTGCACACCATGTGGAACGAGCACTTTGGAATAG GTGTTGTGGAGTGTATGGCAGCAGGGAAGGTCATTGTGGCCCACAAATCTGGTGGACCCAAGCTGGACATCGTGGTACCTTACGAAGGGGGCCAGACAGGCTTCCTGGCTGACAATGAGCAGAGCTACGCGGAGGCGATGGAGCGGATCCTGGCTCTGCCCTCTGCCAGCCGATTGGAGATCAGACGCAATGCTCGTCAGTCGGTGGCTCGATTCTCAGACGAGGAGTTTGAAGCCTGCTTCCTCGCTGCTGTTGAGCCTCTGATGGGAACACTCGAACGATGA
- the spp2 gene encoding secreted phosphoprotein 24 translates to MKSYVLLLALLQSLGCSGIPQYYSEAQSMAARALGAAVAESNSVYAFSHLYRPTQGYVKRVIPTGLNTFDLLIVFDVKQTECTKASGSDPQTCAFSPGFFVPSLSCSSRVRVTTSSAQALSLKCKGDSSSSESSEEMFSKIHQFSFHFPSRAPTPSETPPVQNGHSPYIEKIKIQPRGDAFSNVLE, encoded by the exons ATGAAGTCATATGTGCTTCTGTTGGCCCTGCTGCAGTCTCTGGGATGCTCAG GCATCCCGCAGTATTACTCTGAGGCACAGTCTATGGCAGCGAGGGCTCTTGGAGCAGCTGTGGCAGAGAGCAACTCTGTGTATGCTTTTAGCCATCTCTACCGACCGACTCAAGGTTATGTCAAAAGG GTTATTCCTACTGGCCTGAACACTTTTGACCTGCTGATCGTGTTTGACGTTAAACAAACAGAGTGCACAAAGGCTTCTGGCAGCGACCCGCAGACATGCGCCTTCAGTCCCGGCTTCTTTGTG ccctccctctcctgctctAGTCGGGTAAGAGTGACCACCAGCTCAGCCCAGGCACTCTCTTTGAAATGCAAAGGTGACAGCAGCTCCAGTGAGTCCAGTGAAGAG ATGTTCTCAAAGATACACCAGTTCAGTTTCCACTTTCCAAGCAGAG CCCCCACTCCTTCTGAAACTCCACCTGTCCAAAATGGCCACTCGCCCTACATCGAGAAAATCAAAATCCAACCCAGAGGAGACGCTTTCAGCAACGTCCTAGAGTGA
- the cpb2 gene encoding carboxypeptidase B2, translating into MKTLLTLFVFIFLDKGHSTETHDQVLSITPTTQEHVDVLKNVSTQYKTALWQPVSPQYIKQDAQVHLFVPTNSSKTVKDLLQKHTIAHEVLLANTNELIEMQTRINNTDPRSSSTFYERYHSLEDIYEWINRTLQDNPGTVKVILIGSSYEKRPLYVLKLSLNDRPDKKAMWIDCGIHAREWISPAFCLWFVKNSLSFYKQNQDITKILDNMDVYILPVLNPDGYKYTWTMDRMWRKNRSVSKTSACIGVDLNRNFDANWCTEGASSEPCTEIYCGAFPESESESQAVADFLRSHKDSVQIYLSIHSYSQMLLFPYSCSLNEVENHRELLEMAQEAAQNIRRYYRNTYKYGSGAKTIYLAPGGSDDWAYNLGIKYSFTFELQDRGQYGFLLPPSHISRACNEALTAVKTIALKVIEKTKAKKISP; encoded by the exons ATGAAGACTcttttgactttgtttgtttttatttttcttgacaagggacacagcacagaaacaca tGACCAAGTTCTATCAATCACCCCGACAACCCAAGAACATGTAGACGTTTTGAAGAATGTATCCACTCAGTATAAG ACAGCCTTATGGCAGCCTGTTTCACCTCAGTACATCAAACAAGACGCTCAAGTCCACTTGTTTGTTCCTACAAATAGCTCAAAGACTGTCAAGGATCTGCTACAGAAACACACCATAGCACATGA GGTTTTGTTGGCCAACACCAATGAACTGATTGAAATGCAGACGAGAATAAACAACACAGACCCACGAAGCAGCTCGACTTTCTACGAGAGATATCACAGTCTGGAGGAT ATCTATGAGTGGATAAACAGGACTTTACAAGACAACCCAGGCACAGTCAAAGTCATTCTAATTGGCTCCTCGTATGAGAAGCGGCCACTATATGTTCTGAAG CTGTCTCTAAATGACCGGCCAGATAAAAAAGCAATGTGGATTGACTGTGGGATACATGCCAGAGAGTGGATCTCTCCTGCTTTCTGCTTATGGTTTGTAAAAAAC tctttgtcattttacaaGCAAAACCAAGACATTACCAAAATCCTAGACAACATGGATGTCTACATCCTCCCTGTGCTGAACCCAGATGGTTACAAGTACACATGGACCATG GACAGGATGTGGAGGAAGAACCGCTCCGTCAGCAAGACAAGCGCCTGCATCGGTGTTGACCTCAACAGAAACTTTGATGCCAACTGGTGCA CGGAGGGAGCCTCTTCTGAGCCCTGCACTGAGATCTACTGCGGTGCCTTTCCCGAGTCAGAATCAGAGTCACAGGCCGTGGCTGACTTCCTGCGCAGTCACAAGGATTCAGTTCAGATCTATCTCAGCATCCACTCGTATTCTCAGATGCTGCTTTTCCCATACTCCTGCTCCTTAAATGAAGTAGAGAACCACAGAGAGCTG CTTGAGATGGCCCAAGAAGCTGCCCAGAATATCAGAAGATATTATAGAAACACCTATAAATATGGTTCTGGAGCAAAAACTATAT ACCTGGCTCCTGGTGGATCTGATGATTGGGCGTACAACCTTGGCATCAAATATTCCTTCACATTTGAGCTCCAGGACCGCGGGCAATATGGCTTCCTACTGCCCCCATCTCACATTTCCAGAGCCTGCAATGAAGCTCTGACTGCTGTGAAGACAATTGCTCTCAAGGTtatagagaaaacaaaagcGAAAAAAATTTCTCCTTAA